The genomic DNA GCCGTGGCCGCCGGCGGAACCATTTCCGGCGCCGTCGCGTTCAAGGGCGACGTTCCCAAACCCAAGAAGCTGAAGATCACCAAGGACAAGAAGGCCTGCGACAAGAGGCCCAAGTTCGAATCGTCCTTGGTAGTGAAGGACGGCAAGATCGCTAACGTGGTCGTCTACATCGCCGAGGTCAAGGGCGGCAAGGCGCTGGAGAAGAAGGCGGTGACCCTGGACCAGAACGGTTGCGAGTATCAACCCCATGTCCTGGCGGTTGCGGCGGGCGCCGACGTCACCATCCTCAACCCGGACAAGGTGCTCCACAACATCCATACCTACAGCAAGGTCAACAAGTCCATGAACCGGGCGCAGCCCAAGTTCAAGAAGAAGC from Deltaproteobacteria bacterium includes the following:
- a CDS encoding carboxypeptidase regulatory-like domain-containing protein, with the translated sequence MDRRFSLLVALVFAMTAALAFGAVQSAVAAGGTISGAVAFKGDVPKPKKLKITKDKKACDKRPKFESSLVVKDGKIANVVVYIAEVKGGKALEKKAVTLDQNGCEYQPHVLAVAAGADVTILNPDKVLHNIHTYSKVNKSMNRAQPKFKKKLKVKFDKPEIMEVKCDVHGWMAGWIFVAGNPYYSVTSDDGAFSLTDVPAGKYQVQIWHEKLGTQTKEVEVKDGGTVNLSVEFSG